One region of Opitutaceae bacterium genomic DNA includes:
- the typA gene encoding translational GTPase TypA: protein MNQEIRNIAIIAHVDHGKTTLVDKLLKEGGVYRANQHVEERVMDSMDLEREKGITIKAKNTSVHWKDKTINIVDTPGHADFGGEVERALRMVDGVLLVVDAYDGPQAQTRFVLRKALTHGLKVVIVINKIDRDNADPKKMYEKVLELLLELNATEEQFDAPVVYGSGRDGYMMYHLGDERKDMTPLFETVLDHIPPPFAKPNEPFHMLVSNIDWSDYVGRIAVGKILGGRVNVGDPVFVIRHADGQRMRGKITKVFEFTGLGTRENDSASAGNIVGLSGFEDIDIGDTLTADENGHAMPFTQIDPPTLEMQFCVNDGPLVGREGKLVTSRQLRDRLFRELKTNVSISVEDSDKAGVFNVKARGAMQIAVLVETMRREGFELLVSRPTVIEKHVNGQRLEPFETVWIEVPDECVGAIMQNLANRKGQLTNMEKLPYSTMIEATITTRGLIGLEIDVINATSGRGVTNHLFKEYGPYAGEVLTRLTGTLIATEAGETTSYALVMCQERGKLFVAPGEQVYEGMIVGENPRNEDIPINAVREKKLTNFRSQGEGVATGLTPATKLSLERAIEYIAADEFVEVTPKSLRLRKRILSATERRKYERSGKV from the coding sequence ATGAACCAGGAAATCAGAAACATCGCAATCATCGCACACGTCGACCACGGGAAGACAACCCTGGTGGACAAGCTTCTCAAGGAAGGCGGTGTCTACCGGGCAAACCAGCACGTCGAGGAACGCGTCATGGATTCGATGGACCTGGAGCGGGAAAAGGGAATCACGATCAAGGCCAAGAACACTTCGGTCCACTGGAAGGACAAGACCATCAACATCGTCGACACCCCCGGCCACGCCGATTTCGGCGGCGAAGTGGAACGCGCCCTGCGCATGGTCGACGGTGTTCTCCTCGTGGTCGACGCCTATGACGGCCCTCAGGCCCAGACCCGTTTCGTGCTTCGCAAGGCGCTGACTCACGGACTCAAGGTCGTGATCGTCATCAACAAGATTGATCGCGACAACGCCGATCCCAAGAAGATGTACGAAAAGGTGCTCGAGCTGCTGCTCGAGCTCAATGCCACCGAGGAACAGTTCGACGCCCCCGTCGTTTACGGCTCCGGACGAGACGGCTACATGATGTACCATCTTGGCGACGAGCGGAAGGACATGACGCCGCTGTTTGAAACAGTGCTGGACCACATCCCTCCCCCCTTCGCCAAGCCGAACGAGCCGTTCCACATGCTTGTCTCCAACATCGACTGGAGCGACTACGTCGGCCGAATCGCCGTTGGAAAAATTCTAGGCGGCCGGGTGAATGTCGGCGATCCGGTATTCGTCATTCGCCACGCGGATGGCCAGCGGATGCGTGGCAAGATCACCAAGGTGTTTGAATTCACAGGTCTCGGGACGCGTGAGAATGATTCAGCCTCCGCGGGAAACATCGTCGGACTCTCCGGCTTCGAGGACATCGACATCGGCGACACGCTGACCGCTGACGAAAATGGCCACGCGATGCCATTCACCCAGATCGATCCACCGACGCTGGAAATGCAGTTTTGCGTCAACGATGGACCGCTGGTCGGCAGGGAGGGCAAACTTGTCACTTCACGCCAGCTTCGCGACAGGTTGTTCCGCGAGCTCAAGACCAATGTCTCGATCAGCGTCGAGGACAGCGACAAGGCCGGCGTCTTCAACGTCAAGGCGCGCGGTGCCATGCAGATCGCCGTGCTCGTCGAAACGATGCGACGGGAGGGATTCGAGCTCCTGGTCTCGCGGCCGACTGTCATTGAAAAACATGTGAACGGTCAGCGGCTCGAACCCTTCGAAACCGTCTGGATAGAGGTTCCGGACGAATGTGTCGGTGCGATCATGCAGAACCTCGCCAATCGCAAGGGACAGCTTACCAACATGGAAAAGCTCCCTTACTCGACCATGATCGAGGCAACCATCACCACCCGGGGGCTGATCGGCCTTGAGATTGATGTCATCAACGCGACAAGTGGCCGAGGCGTGACCAATCACTTGTTCAAGGAGTACGGTCCCTATGCGGGAGAAGTTCTCACCCGCCTCACCGGCACCCTCATTGCAACGGAGGCCGGGGAGACCACTTCCTACGCGCTGGTGATGTGCCAGGAACGAGGCAAACTCTTCGTGGCCCCAGGCGAACAGGTTTACGAGGGCATGATAGTCGGCGAAAACCCGCGCAACGAGGACATTCCGATCAATGCTGTCAGGGAAAAGAAGCTGACCAACTTCCGCTCACAGGGTGAAGGTGTGGCGACAGGACTGACCCCGGCCACCAAGCTCTCCCTTGAACGCGCCATCGAATACATCGCCGCGGACGAATTTGTCGAGGTCACGCCAAAGAGCCTGCGTCTTCGCAAACGCATCCTCAGCGCGACCGAGCGCCGCAAGTACGAGCGTTCTGGAAAAGTGTGA
- a CDS encoding TonB-dependent receptor, translated as MNGVKFARRAGVLFEFGLILAFGIMHAHAGEASNPVFELPAVAVGTLHVANWEPGSTFPTPVTALRFEPLVDVLARNMAEGQSDVAIRGGIFEQTGFKVGASSIHDPQTGHYFAEIPIAPAMLGAPEILTGYDNALRGWNAGAGTVAYSWRPISDHGYISVGAGEFSLWRAEFYQGSRREIGDGRYSVGADAQWGASSSQGTRPYGDHDFSRVGTRIQLSGPRSQTDLYAGYQAKFFGWRNLYTPFNSLETDRLQTVLLMLNHRISGQNGDFFEAGGYYRRNKDDYAFNRLLPLGTVHPFQHTTWVYGASAELRRTVGDIVWNGTGTVIRDALKSTSLTAGRFRQRDHLKLVAAPERSWQLNADRKFTAKAGLSYDDTNRDASSLSPLAEISIRRPLATDGWNRLYASFSRTTQTPTYTALNSASGAGLFRGNPDLGREAARNLEVGGSAIWAGWAASAAVFHRWDDGLVDWTYRRGVTARTASPVDLKTSGVELVLRRQVQRLDLALGYTFFHRESDYGSATVDASFYALNFPKHRLTASATLRLGRGWELRADHEFRIQEDNALRREGGDEAIIGLIGAYYSPPVMRGLTLGVQVDNLWNENFEEVPAVPAGRRQVSTGVNFRW; from the coding sequence ATGAACGGAGTGAAGTTTGCGCGGCGCGCAGGGGTGCTTTTTGAATTCGGCCTGATTCTTGCATTCGGCATCATGCACGCCCACGCGGGCGAGGCATCGAATCCCGTGTTCGAGTTGCCGGCGGTCGCCGTTGGCACTCTTCATGTGGCCAATTGGGAACCGGGTTCAACATTTCCCACTCCGGTCACTGCGCTCAGGTTTGAGCCGCTCGTCGATGTGCTGGCTCGGAACATGGCCGAGGGGCAATCCGACGTGGCGATTCGCGGTGGCATTTTTGAGCAGACCGGTTTCAAGGTGGGCGCTTCATCGATCCATGATCCACAGACCGGACACTATTTTGCCGAGATTCCCATTGCACCTGCAATGCTTGGAGCCCCGGAGATATTGACCGGGTACGACAACGCCTTGCGTGGATGGAATGCGGGTGCTGGAACTGTGGCGTATTCATGGCGCCCGATTTCGGATCACGGATACATTTCGGTGGGTGCCGGAGAGTTTTCACTTTGGCGGGCCGAGTTCTATCAAGGCAGTCGTCGCGAAATTGGGGATGGGCGTTACAGCGTCGGAGCTGACGCGCAGTGGGGGGCATCGAGTTCGCAGGGCACGCGACCGTACGGGGATCATGACTTTTCGCGTGTCGGAACGCGGATTCAGCTGTCCGGGCCGCGAAGCCAGACGGACCTCTATGCAGGATACCAGGCGAAGTTTTTCGGCTGGCGAAACCTCTACACACCATTCAATTCCCTGGAAACCGACAGGCTTCAGACGGTGCTTCTCATGCTGAACCATCGCATCAGCGGGCAGAACGGGGATTTTTTCGAAGCGGGGGGCTACTATCGTCGCAACAAGGATGACTATGCCTTCAACCGGCTGCTGCCGTTGGGAACGGTCCATCCGTTTCAGCATACGACCTGGGTGTATGGAGCCAGCGCGGAACTGCGCAGGACTGTCGGCGACATCGTCTGGAATGGAACAGGAACGGTCATCCGAGATGCCCTGAAGTCCACCTCGCTCACCGCCGGTCGATTTCGCCAGCGGGATCACCTGAAACTCGTGGCGGCCCCCGAACGCTCCTGGCAGCTCAATGCGGACCGAAAATTCACAGCGAAGGCGGGGTTGTCCTACGACGACACGAATCGCGATGCATCGTCGCTTTCTCCGCTTGCTGAAATTTCGATCCGGAGACCATTGGCGACGGATGGGTGGAATCGCCTGTACGCCAGTTTCTCAAGGACAACCCAGACCCCGACATACACGGCGCTGAATTCAGCGAGCGGAGCGGGACTCTTTCGGGGGAACCCCGATCTCGGGCGCGAAGCAGCTCGGAATCTCGAGGTCGGCGGCAGCGCCATATGGGCGGGTTGGGCGGCGTCGGCGGCCGTCTTCCATCGCTGGGATGATGGATTGGTTGACTGGACCTATCGCCGGGGAGTGACGGCGCGAACCGCCAGTCCTGTGGACCTGAAAACGTCGGGCGTCGAACTTGTGCTGCGCCGGCAGGTTCAGAGGCTGGACCTCGCACTGGGCTACACCTTTTTCCACCGGGAATCAGACTACGGTTCGGCGACGGTTGACGCCAGTTTCTACGCGCTGAATTTTCCGAAACACCGGTTGACGGCTTCCGCCACATTGCGGCTCGGTCGTGGATGGGAGCTTCGCGCGGATCATGAGTTCCGGATTCAGGAGGACAACGCGCTGCGTCGGGAGGGAGGCGATGAAGCGATAATCGGCTTGATTGGCGCCTACTACTCGCCGCCTGTGATGCGAGGGCTGACCCTTGGCGTGCAGGTTGACAACCTGTGGAATGAGAATTTCGAGGAAGTGCCCGCCGTGCCGGCAGGTCGGAGGCAGGTTTCAACGGGAGTGAATTTTCGCTGGTAG
- the gcvT gene encoding glycine cleavage system aminomethyltransferase GcvT codes for MSSLKRTSLHEFHVAHGGRMVDFAGWEMPVQYRSILEEHKAVRKAAGLFDVSHMGEVDVKGPGAADFLNHVITNDVGSLFPGRVLYSPMCHPTGGVVDDLLVYQRAPEDYFLCINAGNIARDLAWLEAEAGRFAVTVNDRSCDYGLIAIQGPLASLIVQGLTGARLDCVKTYHFVEGTVAGVQCIISRTGYTGEDGFELYHAASDSVMLTEAVVAAGLPHGLELAGLGARDSLRLEAGYPLHGHELSDQISPIAAGLGWTVKFDKSADFIGRSTLLEEKKNGPGKRVVYFRTGDRRIVRAEAAVLSQEGEPVGRVLSGTLSPILNEAIGSALVDAAAAGTPLVAEIRGARLPLIRVKPPFVELRKST; via the coding sequence ATGAGTAGTTTGAAACGGACAAGCCTGCATGAATTTCACGTTGCCCATGGCGGTCGCATGGTGGATTTCGCCGGTTGGGAAATGCCCGTGCAGTACAGGAGCATTCTTGAGGAACACAAGGCTGTCCGAAAGGCCGCCGGGCTCTTTGACGTTTCCCACATGGGCGAGGTCGACGTCAAGGGACCAGGGGCAGCCGATTTCCTGAACCACGTCATCACGAACGACGTCGGATCACTTTTCCCGGGGCGGGTCCTCTACTCGCCGATGTGTCATCCGACCGGGGGAGTGGTTGATGACCTCCTCGTCTATCAGCGGGCTCCCGAGGACTACTTTCTCTGCATAAATGCAGGCAATATCGCGCGCGATCTCGCCTGGCTGGAGGCTGAAGCCGGGCGTTTTGCAGTGACAGTGAATGATCGCTCTTGTGACTACGGTTTGATTGCAATCCAAGGACCTCTGGCATCGCTCATTGTCCAGGGCCTGACGGGTGCCCGGCTGGATTGCGTGAAAACCTACCATTTTGTCGAGGGCACGGTGGCGGGTGTGCAATGCATCATCAGCCGCACCGGTTACACGGGGGAGGATGGATTTGAGCTGTATCACGCTGCCTCGGATTCGGTGATGCTGACCGAGGCGGTGGTCGCCGCGGGCCTGCCGCATGGGCTTGAGCTGGCGGGCCTGGGCGCGCGCGATTCGCTCCGACTTGAAGCGGGGTACCCGCTCCATGGCCATGAATTGTCCGATCAGATCTCTCCCATCGCCGCCGGGCTTGGATGGACCGTCAAATTCGACAAATCAGCGGATTTTATCGGGCGCTCGACCCTGCTCGAGGAAAAGAAGAACGGCCCGGGAAAAAGGGTTGTTTATTTCAGGACGGGCGACCGGCGCATTGTGCGAGCCGAGGCTGCCGTGCTGTCCCAGGAAGGGGAGCCGGTTGGGCGTGTTCTTTCCGGTACTCTGTCCCCGATCCTCAATGAAGCGATTGGATCAGCGCTCGTGGATGCCGCTGCCGCGGGCACTCCGCTGGTTGCGGAGATTCGAGGGGCGCGGCTGCCATTGATCCGCGTAAAACCTCCCTTTGTTGAACTCCGAAAATCGACCTGA
- the gcvH gene encoding glycine cleavage system protein GcvH → MSKIPADLHYAKSHEWVKQESDGTVLVGITDYAQNSLGDITYVQIPKVGSRFKTGEVFGVVESVKAASDLYAPIAGEVVAANLKLEQAPETVNQDPYTAGWIMRLRPDAGSDLGSLFDALAYGKLTE, encoded by the coding sequence ATGAGCAAAATCCCGGCCGATCTCCATTACGCAAAATCGCATGAGTGGGTGAAACAGGAAAGCGACGGAACGGTTCTTGTTGGAATCACCGATTATGCACAGAATTCGCTGGGCGACATCACCTACGTCCAGATTCCCAAGGTGGGAAGCAGATTCAAGACGGGTGAGGTCTTCGGAGTCGTGGAGAGTGTGAAGGCTGCCTCCGATCTTTATGCTCCGATTGCGGGTGAAGTGGTTGCGGCCAATCTCAAGTTGGAGCAGGCACCGGAGACGGTGAATCAGGATCCCTATACAGCGGGCTGGATAATGCGGTTGCGGCCGGACGCTGGGAGCGATCTTGGCTCCCTGTTTGACGCGCTGGCCTATGGCAAATTGACGGAGTAG
- a CDS encoding efflux RND transporter periplasmic adaptor subunit, with protein sequence MKLFLACLSASIALLLGACARRETQAGKGGTRGGTPREERQPVEVTQVRRMDLSETLNVVGSVAPNESAELRAEISGIVRGIFFEEGQPVKKGAVLLKIDDSELRAQLAQAEARYQLTELSLQRAENLRQTQSTTLAEFDRAKSEFASAKADLAVLNLRLEKMEIKAPFDGIVGARALSPGDYVTSQTSITSIDDLSRLKIEFQVPERFLAKVHPGTVFSVSSSSLERGRQVHGEVYFVSSVIDRSTRASSVKGLLIEPPSSLKPGMFANIEVVLEVRQKVLAVPEGSILTTTNGTTLIVAKEVNGETIAEFVPVRLGLRSRSLVEVSPLKGELTEGSHIVASGVGSLILFPGAKLEMRPLKEEFRL encoded by the coding sequence GTGAAGCTGTTCCTTGCATGCCTATCCGCATCAATCGCGCTGCTGCTGGGCGCATGCGCCAGGCGTGAAACGCAGGCGGGGAAGGGGGGCACCCGTGGGGGGACTCCACGGGAGGAAAGACAGCCCGTGGAAGTAACCCAGGTCAGGCGCATGGACTTGTCGGAAACGCTGAACGTGGTTGGTTCGGTTGCGCCCAACGAATCCGCGGAACTGCGAGCCGAAATTTCCGGCATCGTACGCGGAATCTTCTTTGAGGAAGGTCAGCCGGTCAAGAAGGGTGCCGTCCTGCTTAAGATCGACGATTCGGAACTGAGGGCCCAACTGGCGCAGGCGGAAGCGCGGTACCAGCTCACGGAGTTGAGTCTCCAGCGTGCGGAAAACCTGAGGCAGACGCAGTCAACCACGCTGGCTGAATTTGACCGGGCAAAATCGGAGTTTGCCTCCGCCAAGGCCGACCTTGCCGTGTTGAACCTTCGACTTGAGAAGATGGAGATCAAGGCTCCGTTCGATGGCATCGTCGGAGCCCGTGCATTGTCTCCCGGAGACTACGTTACGAGTCAGACATCGATCACGAGCATTGATGATCTCAGCAGGCTGAAAATCGAGTTTCAGGTGCCGGAACGGTTCCTTGCGAAGGTGCATCCCGGCACGGTTTTTTCCGTATCCTCGAGTTCACTGGAGCGAGGCAGACAGGTGCACGGCGAGGTCTATTTTGTGAGCTCAGTCATCGATCGATCGACTCGCGCCAGCTCGGTCAAGGGGCTGCTCATCGAACCACCTTCCAGCCTGAAGCCGGGCATGTTCGCAAACATCGAGGTGGTGCTCGAGGTCCGTCAAAAGGTTCTTGCTGTTCCGGAGGGTTCGATACTGACAACGACCAATGGCACCACGCTCATCGTGGCGAAGGAGGTGAATGGAGAAACGATTGCGGAATTCGTGCCCGTGCGCCTTGGACTTCGCTCCCGCAGCCTTGTGGAGGTCTCCCCTCTCAAGGGAGAACTGACTGAAGGCTCGCACATTGTGGCATCAGGGGTTGGCAGTTTGATACTATTTCCCGGGGCAAAACTTGAAATGCGTCCTCTCAAGGAGGAGTTTCGGCTTTGA
- a CDS encoding efflux RND transporter permease subunit yields MTLSDLSIKRPVICLVASILILLVGGLSFRNLPVREYPVTDPPVISVETSYPGASAEVVESKITEPLEKDLSAIDGIRFLRSSSVEGESRITLEFNLNRNLDEAANDVRDRVSRARNNLPQEARESQVSKVEADASPILSVSFKSDTFSRLELYDFADRFAVQRFQTVPGVGSVVIRGPRYTMRLWVDSDRLAAHGLTVADIESALRQQNVEIPGGRIESVSREFTVRVQGNMSETADFENLVLATRGGYQIKFSDVGRVELGAGINDLRSETFFRGQSSVSVLIIRQSQANLLDVANAIKALVPSIQREMPEGVTLTVSYDTSVFVDRSVKEVYKTLGEATLLVIFVLFFFLRDWRATFIPLLAIPVSIVGAFAVMSWLNFTLNVLTLLALVLAVGLVVDDAIVMLENIYRRIEEGEKPISAAVHGARQVAFAVIATTLTLVAVFVPVAFQSGQTGRLFYEFGFTLAIAVLVSAFVALTLTPMLCSRMLKARRTKDGLADHGWIYRRTEPFFAWVNGGYSAMLRGALKAKTLVLIFALLFSCLGLWLYTRLQRELIPVEDRGIFTAQFIPPVGSTPAYVQVYSKEMERMILNIPEVDRTFHRTAPDRAFIFATLKPWEERTRKTQDLIAELRRKFSANITGGIAFPSPVRPIGSRRDASGLQMVLQGADFRTLQVTAAKFLDEMRRSGIFLQPRIDPQPTKPQLAVRIDRALAADLKVPISEIAGTLESLLGGKRVTQFQRGNQQYDVVVRVEDDRRVTPSDLGKLYVRSRDGQLIQLASLVTTIEDVVPESYPHLNRLRSVTVSGQLATGKVMGDGIAFMQEKAKSILPAGYRYAWDGETRDFLDSSSDTFMLFGLALVFTFLILAAQFESWIHPITIFTAIILAISGGLMVLYCTRFWGPAMTDNLFSRFGLIMLIGLVAKNGILIVEFANELQLHGKSAFDAAYEAASLRFRPIMMTTISTVLGAVPIAFATGAGAESRNPMGLVIVGGLTLATAISLFVVPIAYIVVDRIVFKVTGHGSAQGLTKALEIERETSAAAERSVNAG; encoded by the coding sequence ATGACACTTTCCGACCTATCGATCAAGCGGCCGGTGATCTGTCTGGTTGCGTCAATACTCATCCTCCTTGTGGGAGGGCTCTCGTTTCGCAATCTGCCGGTGCGTGAATATCCGGTGACGGATCCACCGGTCATTTCGGTCGAAACGAGCTATCCGGGCGCCTCGGCCGAGGTGGTGGAGTCGAAAATCACGGAGCCGCTCGAAAAGGATCTTTCGGCGATAGACGGCATCCGGTTTCTTCGGTCGAGTTCGGTGGAGGGTGAGTCGCGCATCACGCTCGAGTTCAATCTCAATCGAAACCTGGATGAGGCGGCCAACGACGTGCGTGACCGCGTATCGCGCGCCCGCAACAATCTTCCGCAGGAGGCGCGGGAATCCCAGGTCTCCAAGGTCGAGGCGGACGCCAGTCCCATACTCTCCGTTTCATTCAAATCCGACACCTTTTCCAGGCTGGAACTCTACGATTTCGCGGATCGATTTGCCGTGCAACGATTCCAAACCGTGCCCGGCGTGGGTTCGGTTGTGATTCGAGGACCCCGGTACACGATGCGACTGTGGGTGGACAGTGATCGGCTCGCGGCCCACGGGCTGACAGTTGCCGACATTGAGAGCGCACTTCGACAGCAGAACGTGGAAATACCGGGCGGGCGCATCGAGTCGGTCTCCCGCGAATTCACTGTTCGGGTGCAGGGCAACATGTCGGAGACCGCTGACTTCGAGAATCTGGTCCTGGCGACACGAGGCGGCTACCAGATCAAGTTCTCGGACGTGGGCCGTGTGGAGCTTGGGGCGGGAATCAATGATCTTCGCAGTGAGACTTTCTTCAGGGGACAGTCGTCGGTCAGCGTGCTGATCATCCGGCAGTCGCAGGCGAATCTGCTGGACGTGGCCAATGCGATCAAGGCGCTGGTTCCCTCGATTCAGCGCGAAATGCCGGAAGGGGTGACGCTGACGGTGAGTTATGACACCAGCGTGTTCGTCGATCGTTCGGTCAAGGAGGTCTACAAGACGCTTGGTGAGGCGACGCTGTTGGTGATCTTTGTGCTGTTCTTCTTCCTGCGCGACTGGCGTGCGACATTCATTCCCCTCCTTGCCATTCCGGTTTCCATCGTGGGGGCCTTCGCGGTGATGTCCTGGCTCAATTTCACGCTGAACGTGCTCACTCTGCTGGCGCTTGTGCTGGCCGTCGGGCTTGTGGTGGATGACGCGATCGTGATGCTCGAGAACATCTATCGGCGGATCGAGGAAGGAGAGAAGCCGATATCCGCGGCGGTCCATGGAGCGCGGCAGGTTGCGTTTGCAGTGATCGCGACGACGCTGACGCTGGTGGCGGTGTTTGTGCCGGTCGCCTTCCAGTCCGGTCAGACCGGCCGCCTGTTCTACGAGTTCGGTTTCACGCTTGCCATTGCGGTGCTGGTGTCCGCGTTTGTGGCGCTGACCCTCACTCCGATGCTTTGTTCGCGCATGCTGAAGGCCAGGCGAACGAAGGATGGCCTGGCTGATCATGGCTGGATCTATCGCCGGACTGAACCCTTCTTTGCATGGGTCAACGGCGGGTATTCGGCGATGCTTCGAGGAGCGTTGAAGGCGAAGACGCTTGTGCTGATTTTCGCACTGTTGTTTTCGTGCCTGGGGCTGTGGCTGTACACCAGGCTCCAAAGGGAGCTGATACCGGTCGAGGACCGCGGAATTTTCACGGCGCAGTTCATTCCGCCGGTTGGTTCAACGCCGGCCTATGTCCAGGTTTACTCCAAGGAAATGGAGCGCATGATCCTCAACATCCCGGAGGTGGATCGCACGTTTCACCGCACGGCGCCGGACCGGGCGTTCATATTCGCGACGCTGAAGCCGTGGGAGGAGCGGACGAGGAAGACGCAGGACTTGATCGCGGAGCTGCGGAGGAAGTTCAGTGCGAACATCACCGGGGGCATTGCCTTTCCATCCCCCGTGCGCCCCATTGGCAGCCGCCGGGATGCCTCCGGCCTTCAGATGGTCCTGCAGGGGGCCGATTTTCGCACGCTGCAGGTGACGGCGGCAAAATTTCTGGATGAGATGCGGCGCAGCGGCATCTTTCTTCAGCCGAGGATCGATCCGCAGCCGACAAAGCCCCAGCTTGCGGTTCGCATCGATCGGGCGCTTGCCGCGGACCTGAAGGTCCCCATCAGCGAGATTGCGGGCACGCTTGAATCGCTGCTCGGCGGCAAACGCGTCACCCAGTTTCAGCGTGGCAATCAGCAGTACGACGTTGTGGTTCGGGTTGAGGACGACAGACGCGTGACGCCCTCCGATCTCGGCAAGCTCTATGTGCGTTCCCGCGACGGGCAGCTCATACAGCTGGCGAGTCTCGTAACCACGATTGAGGATGTGGTGCCGGAAAGCTATCCCCATCTCAACCGACTGCGTTCGGTCACCGTCTCAGGCCAGCTGGCGACGGGGAAGGTCATGGGAGACGGCATTGCATTCATGCAGGAAAAGGCGAAGAGCATCCTGCCTGCCGGGTACCGCTACGCCTGGGATGGAGAGACCCGCGACTTTCTCGACAGCTCGAGTGACACATTCATGCTTTTCGGTCTGGCGCTGGTTTTCACGTTCCTGATTCTGGCCGCGCAATTTGAATCCTGGATACATCCCATCACGATTTTCACGGCGATCATCCTGGCGATTTCGGGCGGGCTGATGGTGTTGTATTGCACGCGATTCTGGGGACCCGCGATGACGGACAATCTTTTTTCGCGTTTCGGCCTGATCATGCTGATCGGATTGGTGGCCAAGAACGGCATCCTGATAGTCGAGTTCGCCAATGAACTCCAACTCCATGGCAAGAGCGCATTTGACGCCGCCTATGAGGCGGCATCGCTTCGCTTCCGTCCGATCATGATGACCACGATCTCCACGGTGCTTGGAGCGGTGCCGATCGCGTTTGCGACCGGTGCGGGTGCGGAATCGCGCAATCCGATGGGCCTTGTGATCGTTGGCGGCCTGACGCTCGCCACGGCCATCTCCCTCTTCGTCGTTCCGATCGCCTACATTGTTGTCGACAGGATTGTCTTCAAGGTGACCGGACACGGAAGCGCGCAGGGGCTCACCAAGGCCCTGGAGATCGAGCGTGAAACCTCGGCCGCAGCCGAGCGTTCAGTGAACGCGGGGTAG